The Mucilaginibacter yixingensis genome window below encodes:
- a CDS encoding aldo/keto reductase — MNYRKFKGIDIAEVGLGTWQLGSADWGVVNDEEAFAILQAYVNAGGNFIDTADVYGMGISETVIGKFLKTQQKELYVATKLGRRGDAPNGWPQNFTYDAMKRHVEDSLKHLDVPHLFLEQLHCIPTEEMRSGKVFTHLRKLQSEGLIEHFGASVETSEEALICLEQEGLASLQIIFNLFRQHVADEIFAKAAEKGVALIVRVPLASGLLSGKFTEATTFAEKDHRNYNANGEAFNAGETFSGVDFKEGVRLASQMKTMLPDERMAQWAIRWILDHPQVTTVIPGATKISQVEGNVAASALQPLPQATHQQLRALYDSEIKPQIRGHY, encoded by the coding sequence ATGAATTATAGAAAATTTAAAGGCATTGATATTGCCGAAGTTGGTTTGGGCACCTGGCAGTTAGGCAGTGCAGACTGGGGCGTGGTGAACGACGAAGAGGCCTTTGCCATATTGCAGGCTTATGTTAATGCCGGCGGCAATTTTATTGATACCGCCGATGTTTACGGCATGGGCATCAGCGAGACCGTGATTGGCAAATTTCTGAAAACGCAGCAGAAAGAGCTTTACGTAGCCACCAAACTTGGTCGCCGTGGCGATGCGCCAAACGGCTGGCCGCAGAATTTTACTTATGATGCGATGAAGCGTCATGTGGAAGATTCTTTGAAGCATCTGGATGTGCCGCATCTGTTTTTGGAGCAATTGCATTGCATCCCTACTGAAGAAATGCGCAGCGGTAAAGTTTTTACACATCTGCGTAAACTGCAGTCAGAAGGTTTGATAGAGCACTTCGGCGCCAGCGTAGAAACATCAGAAGAAGCGTTGATTTGCCTGGAGCAAGAGGGTCTGGCATCGTTACAGATCATCTTTAACCTGTTCCGCCAGCACGTGGCCGACGAGATTTTTGCTAAAGCTGCCGAAAAAGGCGTGGCCCTGATTGTACGCGTGCCTTTAGCCAGTGGCCTGCTGTCGGGCAAATTTACCGAGGCTACCACCTTTGCCGAAAAAGATCACCGTAACTATAACGCCAATGGCGAGGCTTTCAACGCAGGAGAAACATTCTCTGGTGTTGATTTTAAAGAAGGCGTACGTTTGGCCAGCCAGATGAAAACCATGCTGCCTGATGAGCGCATGGCACAGTGGGCCATCCGCTGGATATTGGATCATCCGCAGGTAACCACCGTTATCCCGGGTGCAACCAAGATCAGCCAGGTTGAGGGCAACGTGGCTGCTTCGGCTTTACAGCCATTGCCACAGGCTACTCATCAGCAACTGCGTGCGCTGTATGACAGCGAGATCAAACCGCAAATTCGCGGTCATTATTAA
- a CDS encoding HPP family protein, producing MRRRLRLHARRARYIIYKETLVDLREHLWTFIGSFLGIGIIGFLNSRYFTAYDNLFLIGSFGASSVLIYGIINSPLAQPRNLIGGHLVCAITGVVIHHLIPGQVWLSAALSVSIAIVLMQITKTLHPPGGATALIANIGSPKIQALGYFYIISPVLSGVLILFFVAVICNNATKHRSYPRNKEWYKIWKRQYGFGHRKV from the coding sequence ATGAGAAGACGACTCAGATTACACGCCCGCCGCGCACGTTATATTATTTACAAAGAAACCCTTGTTGACCTCCGCGAACACTTGTGGACCTTTATCGGGTCTTTTCTTGGTATAGGCATTATCGGTTTTTTAAACAGCAGATACTTCACTGCTTATGATAATCTGTTCCTTATCGGTTCTTTCGGCGCGTCGTCTGTATTGATCTACGGTATTATTAACAGTCCGCTGGCACAACCACGCAACCTTATTGGCGGGCACCTGGTTTGCGCCATTACCGGTGTGGTTATTCATCACCTGATACCCGGACAGGTATGGCTGTCGGCAGCCTTGTCGGTTTCTATCGCCATCGTGCTCATGCAAATCACCAAAACGTTGCATCCGCCGGGCGGCGCTACAGCGCTTATTGCTAATATTGGTTCTCCTAAAATACAGGCGTTGGGTTATTTTTATATAATCAGTCCGGTATTGTCTGGCGTATTGATCTTGTTTTTTGTGGCCGTAATCTGTAACAACGCTACCAAGCACCGCAGCTATCCACGTAATAAGGAGTGGTATAAAATCTGGAAGCGGCAATACGGGTTTGGACACCGAAAAGTTTAA
- a CDS encoding acyl-CoA thioesterase, whose translation MTPKSPQESYTIMNELVLPNDTNTLNNLMGGRLLHWMDIAAAISAQKHCNRIVVTASVDNVSFKRSIKLGDVVSIEAVVTRAFNTSVEVRMDVWAQNIPSNTKEKSNEAYYTFVALDNDGNTVKVPELIPETEDQKSLYDGALRRRQLRLILGGKMNPDDATELKALFFAERQ comes from the coding sequence ATGACTCCCAAATCGCCTCAAGAATCATATACCATCATGAACGAGCTGGTGTTACCCAACGATACCAATACCCTTAACAACCTGATGGGCGGTCGCCTGCTGCACTGGATGGATATTGCGGCAGCAATATCGGCACAAAAGCATTGCAACCGCATCGTGGTAACAGCATCAGTTGATAATGTATCGTTTAAACGTTCTATCAAACTGGGCGATGTGGTGAGTATTGAGGCGGTAGTAACTCGCGCCTTTAATACCTCAGTAGAGGTACGGATGGATGTTTGGGCGCAAAACATTCCCTCAAACACGAAAGAAAAAAGTAACGAGGCTTACTATACCTTTGTGGCGCTCGACAACGATGGCAACACGGTAAAAGTACCGGAGCTGATACCTGAAACCGAAGATCAAAAGTCGCTTTATGATGGGGCGTTGCGCCGCCGTCAGCTACGCCTGATCTTGGGTGGCAAGATGAATCCTGATGATGCTACTGAATTAAAAGCGCTGTTTTTTGCAGAAAGGCAATAG
- a CDS encoding oxidoreductase, protein MSKVWFITGCSTGFGRELAKEVLAAGHQAVVTARNPDDVKDIVADYPETSIALKLHVTQHDQIKAAVEQAKARFNRIDVLVNNAGIGYFGAVEESEEDEVRRMFEINFWGLANMTTAVLPVMRAQRSGHVVNIASIGGLVGFPAVGYYNATKFAVDGLSESLSKEVKPLGIKVTVIAPSGFRTDWAGRSANDSKIKIDDYQTTAHTNQGNIRGYSGNQPGDPTRAAKAILKAVESENPPLRLLLGQAALKGGRNKLNELQHDFDTWEETTVWADSPKA, encoded by the coding sequence ATGAGCAAAGTATGGTTTATTACCGGTTGTTCAACCGGTTTCGGTCGCGAGTTGGCCAAAGAAGTGCTGGCCGCCGGTCACCAGGCCGTGGTGACAGCCCGCAACCCTGATGATGTTAAAGACATTGTAGCAGATTATCCTGAAACATCCATCGCCCTGAAACTGCATGTTACCCAACACGATCAGATCAAGGCCGCTGTTGAGCAGGCAAAAGCCCGGTTTAACCGCATTGACGTGCTGGTGAACAACGCAGGCATCGGTTACTTTGGCGCTGTTGAAGAAAGTGAGGAAGATGAAGTACGCCGCATGTTCGAGATTAACTTCTGGGGCCTGGCCAACATGACTACCGCCGTACTGCCTGTTATGCGCGCGCAGCGCAGTGGACATGTGGTAAACATTGCCTCTATTGGTGGCTTAGTTGGCTTCCCGGCAGTGGGCTATTATAACGCTACTAAGTTTGCGGTAGATGGTCTCTCAGAATCGCTTTCTAAAGAGGTAAAACCGCTGGGCATTAAAGTTACCGTGATTGCGCCAAGCGGTTTCCGTACCGACTGGGCCGGTCGCTCTGCCAACGATAGCAAAATCAAGATTGACGACTACCAAACTACCGCCCACACCAACCAGGGCAACATCCGCGGTTATAGCGGCAACCAACCCGGCGATCCGACCCGCGCCGCCAAAGCTATCCTGAAAGCGGTTGAGTCTGAAAATCCGCCGTTGCGTTTATTGCTGGGTCAGGCCGCGCTTAAAGGCGGGCGTAACAAACTGAACGAGTTACAGCACGATTTTGATACCTGGGAAGAAACTACGGTTTGGGCTGATTCGCCGAAAGCGTAA
- a CDS encoding acyltransferase, with product MEEQKEFRINNFDLLRLLAAIEVVFDHYFQHLSIPISHTAEKVLYLFPGVPVFFVISGYLISASYERNPGLKNYFRNRALRIYPGLWGCIILAVIAISLTGVSFLNKQAAVWLPIQMAGLSYTPAFLTHYGFGSWNGSVWTIPIELQFYLLMPVCFFLAPKKHLNAWFAGLFLVFLGASIACRLIPLDDRTGKILQYSFIPHFYLFLVGVIFQRLRIYQSAFIYGKALYWMVAYVAFTMFLYDSFPRVYFDTVQYLFMSLVMLSMAYTLPNLANQLLRKNDISYGIYIYHGVILTIIVQLKLVSHVNLPLVLALSMLMGTLSWIFIEKPFIKRKERALRKVE from the coding sequence ATGGAAGAACAAAAAGAGTTCAGGATAAATAATTTCGATTTGCTGCGGCTGCTGGCCGCTATTGAGGTGGTTTTCGATCATTATTTCCAACATCTCAGCATCCCAATCAGTCACACGGCCGAGAAAGTGCTTTATCTTTTTCCCGGTGTGCCGGTATTCTTCGTTATCAGTGGCTACCTGATCTCTGCATCGTACGAGCGCAATCCAGGATTGAAAAATTATTTCCGTAACCGCGCTCTGCGCATTTACCCGGGGTTGTGGGGCTGTATTATTTTAGCGGTTATTGCTATCAGCTTGACGGGGGTAAGTTTTCTGAATAAACAAGCCGCCGTTTGGCTGCCCATACAAATGGCCGGATTGAGCTACACACCCGCTTTTCTAACGCACTATGGCTTTGGCTCCTGGAACGGCAGCGTATGGACCATTCCCATCGAGCTGCAGTTTTACCTGCTGATGCCCGTGTGCTTTTTCCTCGCCCCTAAGAAACATTTGAACGCCTGGTTTGCCGGTCTGTTCCTGGTTTTTCTGGGTGCCTCGATAGCTTGCAGACTTATTCCGCTTGACGATCGGACGGGCAAGATCCTTCAATACAGCTTTATCCCGCATTTCTATCTGTTTTTGGTTGGGGTGATCTTTCAGCGGCTGCGCATCTATCAATCCGCTTTTATTTATGGCAAAGCTTTGTATTGGATGGTGGCCTACGTGGCGTTCACCATGTTTTTGTACGATAGTTTCCCGAGGGTGTATTTTGACACGGTGCAGTACCTGTTCATGTCATTGGTGATGCTCTCGATGGCTTACACGCTGCCAAATCTGGCTAATCAGTTGCTGCGCAAGAATGATATCTCTTACGGCATTTATATCTATCATGGGGTTATCCTCACCATCATCGTTCAGCTTAAACTAGTGTCGCATGTTAACCTGCCTTTGGTGCTCGCATTGTCGATGTTGATGGGGACGCTCTCGTGGATTTTTATTGAGAAGCCGTTTATTAAACGTAAGGAACGCGCATTGCGGAAGGTGGAGTGA
- a CDS encoding MBL fold metallo-hydrolase, producing MFIASLNSGSNGNCYYVGNQHEAVLVDVGISCREVERRMKRLNLNMAKVKAIFVSHEHSDHIKGIAVLSRKYNLPVYITPGTLQYAYLGLTPEQVIHLEAFNDVQIGGLTIRTFPKLHDANDPHSFVISCDGINVGVFTDLGDVCEQLITHFKQCHAAFLEANYDESMLSNGRYPWFLKNRISGGKGHLSNTKALQLFNNHRASHLTHLLLAHLSKDNNDPQLVQELFSQHANGVHVTVASRYEESPVYHITGKLAIAESLPNHPDQLQYALF from the coding sequence ATGTTCATCGCGTCACTCAATTCAGGAAGTAATGGCAACTGCTATTATGTAGGCAATCAGCACGAAGCCGTACTGGTTGATGTGGGCATTTCCTGCCGCGAGGTAGAGCGCCGTATGAAGCGCCTCAACCTGAACATGGCCAAAGTAAAAGCCATTTTTGTATCGCATGAGCATAGCGATCATATCAAGGGCATAGCCGTACTCTCGCGTAAGTACAATTTGCCGGTTTATATTACGCCTGGCACTTTGCAGTACGCCTATCTGGGTTTAACGCCCGAACAGGTGATCCATTTAGAAGCTTTTAATGATGTGCAGATTGGCGGCCTCACTATCCGCACTTTCCCCAAACTGCACGATGCTAATGATCCGCATAGTTTCGTCATTAGTTGCGATGGTATTAACGTGGGAGTGTTTACAGATCTGGGCGATGTTTGCGAGCAATTGATCACTCATTTTAAACAATGCCACGCCGCTTTTCTGGAAGCCAATTATGATGAATCGATGCTAAGCAACGGCCGCTATCCATGGTTTTTGAAGAACCGCATCAGCGGCGGTAAGGGGCACCTGTCTAACACCAAGGCCTTACAACTGTTCAACAATCACCGGGCGTCGCACTTAACGCATTTATTACTGGCGCATCTTTCTAAAGACAATAACGATCCGCAGTTGGTGCAGGAGTTGTTTAGTCAGCATGCCAATGGCGTACATGTTACCGTGGCATCGCGGTATGAGGAATCGCCGGTATATCATATTACAGGTAAGTTGGCGATTGCGGAGTCACTGCCTAATCACCCTGATCAGTTGCAATACGCGTTGTTTTAG
- a CDS encoding glycosyl hydrolase family 65 protein has translation MKKIAAIGLGLLCSVAMLKVSAQPKPILSLKEMKSQIDYFNSVDTETIKNYVTNAQTYDFLAKNAPLFECPDSAIQRIYYYRWWTFRKHLKQTPAGFIFDEFITPVSFGGLYNSGSSALGHQVYEGRWLHDPQYINDYVSFWLYTDAKQPKPRFHNFSSWVDNAVWNYYLVNQNKAFIQKILPELDKDYRLWETDRRLPSGLFWQFDVKDAMEESISGSRKDKNRRPTINSYMYGNAVALSQMAALVGDNVLKAHYTAEAAKMKKLTQDSLWDAKASFFEAVHPNGQFADAREELGFIPWYFNLPDDKPEYAKQWDQLLDEGGFKAPWGLTTAERRHPLFRTHGSGHSCEWDGAIWPFATTQTLKGLSNLLNNYKNHNSMTPQVFYDELHKYAMSHVKRGVPYLGEYQDEKNGYWLKGDNPRSSYYNHSGFVDLVINDLVGLKPRIDNVLDVSPLVPKGKWQWFGLDNVLYHGKYISILWDETGKKYGKGKGLMIFADGKMIYHGAELKRVQVKL, from the coding sequence ATGAAGAAGATTGCCGCCATAGGTCTTGGCCTGCTTTGCAGTGTTGCTATGCTGAAAGTTAGCGCCCAGCCCAAACCCATATTGAGCCTCAAAGAGATGAAAAGTCAGATTGACTATTTCAACTCCGTTGATACAGAAACGATCAAGAACTACGTCACCAACGCGCAGACTTATGATTTCCTGGCCAAAAATGCTCCGCTTTTTGAATGTCCGGATTCAGCTATCCAACGCATCTATTATTACCGCTGGTGGACGTTCCGTAAGCACCTGAAACAAACGCCTGCCGGTTTTATTTTTGATGAGTTTATTACCCCGGTAAGCTTCGGCGGTTTGTATAACAGTGGCAGCAGTGCGCTGGGTCACCAGGTGTATGAGGGCCGCTGGCTGCATGATCCGCAGTATATTAATGATTATGTGAGCTTTTGGTTATATACCGATGCAAAGCAACCAAAGCCGCGTTTCCACAACTTTAGCAGCTGGGTAGATAATGCTGTTTGGAACTACTACCTGGTCAATCAGAATAAAGCTTTTATCCAGAAGATCTTACCAGAGCTGGATAAAGACTACCGCCTGTGGGAAACTGATCGCCGTTTGCCGTCGGGCCTGTTCTGGCAGTTTGATGTGAAGGATGCCATGGAGGAATCCATTAGCGGTTCACGTAAAGACAAAAACCGCAGGCCAACTATCAACAGTTATATGTATGGCAACGCGGTGGCACTCTCGCAAATGGCTGCGCTGGTAGGCGATAACGTATTGAAAGCTCATTATACAGCAGAGGCTGCTAAAATGAAAAAGTTAACGCAGGATAGCCTGTGGGATGCCAAAGCCTCATTTTTTGAAGCGGTGCACCCTAACGGTCAGTTTGCTGATGCCCGCGAAGAGCTGGGCTTTATCCCCTGGTATTTTAACCTGCCGGATGACAAGCCGGAGTACGCTAAACAATGGGATCAGTTACTGGATGAAGGCGGTTTTAAAGCGCCATGGGGTTTAACCACTGCCGAGCGCCGTCACCCGTTGTTCCGCACGCATGGTAGCGGTCATAGCTGCGAGTGGGATGGCGCCATCTGGCCTTTTGCTACCACGCAGACTTTGAAGGGGCTGTCTAACCTGCTCAATAACTACAAAAACCATAACAGCATGACGCCGCAGGTTTTTTATGACGAGTTACATAAATATGCCATGAGTCACGTTAAACGCGGCGTGCCTTACCTTGGCGAATACCAGGACGAGAAAAACGGCTACTGGTTGAAAGGCGACAATCCGCGCAGCAGCTACTACAATCACTCCGGTTTTGTTGACCTTGTGATCAATGACCTGGTGGGCCTTAAACCTCGCATAGATAACGTGCTTGATGTATCTCCGTTGGTGCCAAAAGGCAAATGGCAATGGTTCGGTCTGGACAATGTGCTGTACCACGGCAAATACATCAGCATTTTGTGGGATGAAACCGGCAAAAAATACGGAAAAGGCAAAGGCCTGATGATTTTTGCCGACGGCAAGATGATTTACCATGGCGCCGAATTGAAACGTGTGCAGGTGAAGCTGTAA